One genomic window of Coriobacteriia bacterium includes the following:
- a CDS encoding site-specific integrase, whose protein sequence is WCQKRNYCETNPAKLVDPIQEEPPDTNSLTLEHCLLILQELKGMDKAIWCTLFLSGVRIGELKGLRRGDLSTSNHQLVVERSVYKMGATAVKRYGKPFQQTKSGKDRKLTIPQLLCDILGEWRDQTRGDENPYDLMFTNPRTHGVINDDEFRKALKSAATIAATKVKGSEPLDLADAKCHKARSAFARIYLSLGGNIEDLRRELGHTRIETTMKYLRWAPGYKKSAFDLITGAELGIALGTRFSTSLNDQLRSL, encoded by the coding sequence CCTGGTGCCAGAAGCGCAACTACTGCGAGACGAATCCCGCGAAGCTCGTGGACCCCATCCAAGAGGAGCCACCGGATACGAACTCCCTAACCTTGGAGCACTGTCTACTCATCCTCCAAGAGCTTAAAGGCATGGACAAGGCTATCTGGTGCACGTTGTTCCTTAGTGGAGTTCGAATCGGAGAGCTCAAAGGACTTCGTCGTGGAGACCTATCCACGAGCAATCACCAGCTGGTCGTGGAGCGCAGCGTCTACAAGATGGGAGCCACCGCCGTCAAGCGCTACGGGAAGCCCTTCCAGCAGACCAAGAGCGGCAAGGACCGAAAGCTCACCATCCCCCAGCTGCTCTGCGACATCCTCGGCGAATGGCGAGACCAAACCCGAGGCGATGAAAACCCCTACGACTTGATGTTCACGAATCCACGCACCCATGGCGTCATCAACGACGACGAGTTCCGCAAGGCGCTCAAGTCGGCCGCAACGATAGCGGCCACGAAGGTGAAGGGAAGCGAACCGCTGGACCTGGCCGATGCGAAGTGCCACAAGGCCCGCTCCGCTTTCGCGCGAATCTACCTCAGCCTCGGTGGTAACATCGAGGACCTCAGAAGGGAACTCGGACACACGCGGATAGAGACAACGATGAAATATCTGCGATGGGCTCCCGGATACAAGAAGAGCGCGTTCGACCTGATTACCGGAGCCGAACTGGGAATTGCACTGGGAACTAGATTCTCCACAAGCCTAAACGACCAGCTCAGGAGCCTTTAG
- the prfB gene encoding peptide chain release factor 2, protein MIENRSSEIASLRERVAQMCEYLHIDARRAELAKLEANAAKPGFWDDQSIAQATMAQSSGIREEISPYEEIVEALDDAEVANEFALADNDEELAAEVTTALADAARMTDALEVSSWFTGEFDHGDAIVTITPGAGGLEAQDWAEMLLKMLTKYAERKKWKVELNDVIPGVEIGIDRATFTVHGRMAYGMLLSESGVHRLVRISPTDEKKRRQTTFAGVEVLPVLPDDVEVDVRDEDLRIDVYRSSGPGGQSVNTTDSAVRITHIPTGLVVTCQNEKSQHKNKDAAMKILRARLYEIEKEKRDAELDELRGPKRDISFGSQIRNYVLYPYQLVKDVRTGIETGNVDAVLDGDIDQFVVGYHRWRVKGEGAADDAVAAALADEE, encoded by the coding sequence ATGATCGAGAACCGTTCAAGTGAGATAGCGTCCCTGCGCGAGCGCGTTGCGCAGATGTGCGAGTACCTCCACATCGACGCCCGCCGAGCCGAGCTGGCCAAGCTGGAGGCCAACGCTGCCAAGCCGGGCTTCTGGGACGACCAGAGCATCGCGCAGGCGACGATGGCGCAGTCCTCGGGCATCCGCGAGGAGATCTCGCCGTACGAGGAGATCGTCGAAGCGCTCGACGACGCCGAAGTCGCCAACGAGTTTGCACTCGCCGACAACGACGAGGAGCTGGCTGCCGAGGTAACCACAGCGCTGGCCGATGCCGCGCGGATGACCGATGCGCTCGAGGTCAGCTCGTGGTTCACCGGGGAGTTCGACCACGGCGACGCGATCGTGACGATCACCCCCGGTGCGGGCGGCTTGGAGGCCCAGGACTGGGCCGAGATGCTGCTCAAGATGCTGACCAAGTACGCCGAGCGCAAGAAGTGGAAAGTCGAGCTCAACGACGTCATCCCCGGTGTCGAGATCGGCATCGATCGTGCCACCTTCACGGTTCACGGACGTATGGCGTACGGCATGTTGCTGTCCGAGTCCGGGGTCCATCGGCTCGTTCGCATCAGCCCGACCGACGAGAAGAAGCGTCGGCAGACCACGTTCGCAGGCGTCGAGGTGCTCCCCGTGCTTCCCGACGACGTCGAAGTCGACGTGAGGGACGAGGACCTGCGTATCGACGTGTACCGCTCGAGCGGCCCAGGGGGCCAGAGTGTGAACACGACCGACTCGGCGGTGCGCATCACGCACATTCCGACCGGGCTTGTGGTGACGTGCCAGAACGAGAAGTCGCAGCACAAGAACAAAGACGCGGCGATGAAGATATTGCGGGCGCGCCTCTACGAGATCGAGAAGGAGAAGCGCGACGCAGAGCTCGACGAGCTGCGCGGACCAAAGCGCGACATCAGCTTCGGCAGCCAGATTCGCAACTACGTGCTCTACCCCTACCAGCTCGTCAAAGACGTTCGCACAGGTATCGAGACAGGCAACGTTGACGCGGTGCTCGACGGCGATATCGATCAGTTCGTGGTCGGCTACCACCGCTGGCGCGTGAAGGGCGAGGGCGCCGCCGACGACGCAGTCGCCGCCGCTCTAGCCGACGAGGAGTGA
- a CDS encoding phosphatase — MRLLADLHTHTIASGHAYSTLTENARAARARGLELIAVTDHGPGVPQGAHPWYFWNLKVVPSVLDGVRILKGCEANVAPDTDNGVDLPDNVLGLLDFVAVGFHPTGGFDVPDRARNTEALLRVMANPLVDQITHPGNEDEFPLDLEAVVEAAVRHNVILELNDHSFDPSSSRAGSTARERQFAGAAYDAGAPVAIGSDAHYALHVGHFDAALAIAEEFGFADDRIVNRNAESVLAHLLGKRERPRLNIGGEWTWPTGPDVARDPDSGEAGWW; from the coding sequence ATGCGGCTGCTCGCCGACCTGCATACGCACACGATTGCCTCGGGGCACGCCTACTCGACGCTGACCGAGAACGCTCGCGCTGCTCGGGCGCGCGGGCTCGAGCTCATCGCCGTCACCGACCACGGCCCGGGCGTCCCGCAAGGCGCGCACCCGTGGTACTTCTGGAACCTCAAGGTGGTGCCAAGCGTGCTCGATGGCGTGCGCATCCTGAAGGGATGCGAAGCCAACGTGGCCCCCGATACAGACAACGGCGTCGATCTGCCCGACAACGTGCTCGGCTTGCTTGACTTCGTTGCTGTGGGCTTTCATCCGACCGGCGGTTTCGACGTGCCGGACCGCGCGCGCAACACCGAAGCGCTGCTGCGCGTAATGGCTAACCCGCTCGTCGACCAGATCACGCACCCCGGCAACGAGGACGAGTTTCCGCTGGACTTGGAGGCTGTGGTCGAGGCTGCTGTTCGCCACAACGTGATCCTCGAGCTCAACGACCATAGCTTCGACCCTTCGAGCTCGCGCGCAGGCTCGACCGCACGCGAGCGCCAGTTCGCGGGAGCCGCGTACGACGCAGGCGCACCGGTAGCGATCGGCTCCGACGCGCACTACGCCCTGCACGTCGGCCATTTCGACGCCGCGCTCGCAATCGCCGAGGAGTTCGGCTTCGCCGACGACCGCATCGTGAACCGCAACGCCGAGAGCGTGCTCGCGCACTTGCTCGGCAAGCGCGAAAGGCCGCGCCTCAACATCGGGGGCGAGTGGACCTGGCCGACCGGCCCTGATGTCGCGCGCGACCCCGACTCGGGCGAGGCGGGCTGGTGGTAG
- a CDS encoding YitT family protein: MVVERILRSRRLRDFALMTVGVAMTAFALDAFLIPNQLAAGGVSGLATVIFYAAKEHLGVTLLVGMQMLVMNAILLLVAWRYRGLRYVAKTLYGAVGLSILVDVMAPFAPHLAAHDLLLAALWGGAVSGLGMGLVFKGGGNTGGTDIVAQLLSRRFPFGVGQLMLVIDACVTVLAAIQFGPNVALYGVVAIFVSTATIDLVLEGVSVEKAVIIISDVADRIGQAINAEMGRGATRLEATGVFTGERRGTLYVVLARNEIDDLKAIVKGIDPTAMVIISNVHEAIGEGFKEMAG, translated from the coding sequence GTGGTAGTCGAGCGCATTCTCAGGAGCCGGCGTCTGCGCGACTTCGCCCTCATGACGGTGGGCGTCGCAATGACGGCGTTCGCGCTCGACGCGTTCCTCATCCCTAACCAGCTCGCGGCGGGTGGAGTGTCGGGCTTGGCGACAGTCATCTTCTACGCGGCGAAAGAGCATCTCGGCGTTACGCTTCTCGTGGGTATGCAGATGCTCGTCATGAACGCGATCTTGCTGCTGGTCGCGTGGCGCTATCGGGGCCTGCGCTACGTCGCCAAGACCCTCTACGGCGCTGTTGGCCTGTCCATTCTCGTCGACGTCATGGCGCCATTCGCTCCGCATCTGGCCGCCCACGACCTGCTGCTCGCAGCGCTTTGGGGAGGCGCCGTGTCGGGTCTCGGCATGGGGCTGGTCTTCAAGGGCGGCGGCAATACTGGTGGTACCGACATCGTGGCGCAGCTGCTCTCGCGGCGCTTCCCGTTCGGCGTCGGCCAGCTGATGCTCGTCATCGACGCGTGCGTCACCGTACTGGCCGCGATTCAGTTCGGTCCCAACGTTGCGCTCTATGGCGTCGTCGCCATCTTCGTGAGCACGGCCACCATCGACCTGGTGCTCGAGGGCGTCTCGGTGGAGAAAGCCGTGATCATCATCTCGGACGTGGCCGATCGGATTGGCCAGGCGATCAATGCCGAGATGGGCCGAGGAGCGACGCGCCTCGAGGCGACCGGCGTGTTCACTGGCGAGCGCCGGGGCACCCTCTACGTGGTGCTGGCGCGAAACGAGATCGACGACCTGAAGGCCATCGTGAAGGGCATCGACCCCACCGCGATGGTGATCATCTCCAACGTGCACGAAGCCATCGGCGAGGGCTTCAAGGAGATGGCGGGCTAG
- a CDS encoding form I ribulose bisphosphate carboxylase large subunit, whose product MADATPIKDPKERYRAGVLKYAKMGYWEGDYEPKPTDLLAVFRVTPQEGVDWIEAAAAVAGESSTATWTVVWTDRLTAAENYRGKAYKIEAVPGRDDQFFAHIAYDIELFEPGSIANLTASIIGNVFGFKPVKSLRLEDMYFPPAYVKTFDGPPTGIIVERERLDKFGRPLLGATIKPKLGLSGKNYGRVVYEALRGGLDFTKDDENINSQSFQHWRDRFLYCMEGVNKAQAASGEVKGHYLNITAGTMEDMYERAEFAKSLGSNIVMIDLVIGWTAITSMSKWASKNDMLLHMHRAGHSTYTRQKDHGVSFRVICKWLRLAGVDHLHAGTVVGKLEGDKNSVLGFYDVLRESKNEVNPEHGLFFEQDWVGLRKVMPVASGGIHAGQMHQLLDLFGDDVVLQFGGGTIGHPEGIAAGATANRVALETMVKARNEGRDILMEGPKILADAAKWCKPLRAALDTWGEVTFDYASTDTLDTVPTPTSI is encoded by the coding sequence ATGGCTGATGCCACACCCATCAAGGATCCCAAGGAGCGCTACCGTGCCGGCGTGCTCAAGTACGCGAAGATGGGCTACTGGGAAGGCGACTACGAGCCCAAGCCCACTGACCTGCTCGCGGTCTTTCGCGTAACGCCGCAAGAGGGCGTCGATTGGATCGAGGCCGCAGCTGCTGTGGCCGGAGAGTCGTCGACGGCGACCTGGACCGTCGTGTGGACGGACCGGCTCACCGCCGCCGAGAACTACCGCGGCAAGGCATACAAGATCGAGGCCGTTCCCGGCCGAGACGACCAGTTCTTCGCCCACATCGCATACGACATCGAGCTCTTCGAGCCCGGGTCGATCGCGAACCTCACGGCGTCGATCATCGGCAACGTGTTCGGCTTCAAGCCGGTCAAGTCGTTGCGCCTCGAGGACATGTACTTCCCGCCAGCGTACGTCAAGACGTTTGACGGCCCACCGACCGGGATCATCGTCGAGCGCGAGCGGCTCGACAAGTTCGGTCGTCCGCTCCTGGGCGCCACCATCAAGCCCAAGCTTGGCCTGTCCGGCAAGAACTACGGACGCGTGGTCTACGAGGCACTTCGCGGCGGCTTGGACTTCACAAAGGACGACGAGAACATTAACTCGCAGTCGTTCCAGCACTGGCGCGACCGTTTCCTCTACTGCATGGAGGGCGTCAACAAGGCGCAGGCCGCCAGCGGTGAGGTGAAGGGCCACTATCTCAACATCACGGCAGGCACGATGGAGGACATGTACGAGCGCGCCGAGTTCGCCAAGAGCCTGGGCAGCAACATCGTCATGATTGACCTCGTCATCGGCTGGACGGCAATCACGTCGATGAGTAAGTGGGCGAGTAAGAACGACATGCTGCTCCACATGCACCGCGCCGGGCACTCTACGTACACGCGTCAGAAGGACCATGGCGTCAGCTTCCGCGTCATCTGCAAGTGGCTGCGACTTGCTGGCGTCGATCATCTGCACGCGGGCACCGTTGTGGGCAAGCTCGAGGGCGACAAGAACTCGGTGCTGGGCTTCTACGACGTGCTGCGTGAGAGCAAGAACGAGGTCAACCCCGAGCACGGCCTGTTCTTCGAGCAGGACTGGGTGGGACTGCGCAAGGTCATGCCTGTTGCATCGGGTGGGATTCACGCGGGCCAGATGCACCAGCTGCTCGACTTGTTCGGTGACGACGTGGTGCTGCAGTTCGGCGGCGGCACGATCGGACACCCAGAGGGCATCGCGGCTGGCGCCACTGCCAACCGCGTGGCGCTGGAGACCATGGTCAAGGCGCGCAACGAGGGTCGCGACATCCTCATGGAGGGCCCCAAGATCCTCGCCGACGCCGCCAAGTGGTGCAAGCCACTCCGTGCCGCACTCGACACGTGGGGCGAGGTCACCTTCGACTACGCAAGCACTGACACGCTCGATACGGTCCCGACCCCGACGTCCATCTAG
- a CDS encoding ribulose bisphosphate carboxylase small subunit has product MRITQGAFSFLPDLTDDEIRMQIDYCLSNGWAVAIEHTDDAHPRNTYWDMWGAPMFDLVDPAGVMIELAECRTANPQSYIRINAFDSTHGVESVALSFIVNRPTNEPGFRLDRTETEGRTQRYSLVSYAVDKSPAGERYGAGA; this is encoded by the coding sequence ATGCGAATCACACAGGGAGCGTTCTCGTTCCTTCCAGACCTGACCGACGATGAGATCCGTATGCAGATCGACTACTGCCTGAGCAACGGCTGGGCAGTCGCGATCGAGCACACCGATGACGCTCATCCGCGCAACACGTACTGGGACATGTGGGGTGCGCCCATGTTCGACCTGGTCGACCCTGCCGGCGTCATGATCGAGCTGGCCGAGTGCCGCACGGCCAACCCACAGAGCTACATCCGAATCAACGCGTTCGACTCGACGCATGGGGTCGAGTCGGTTGCCCTGTCGTTCATCGTCAACCGGCCGACCAACGAGCCGGGCTTCCGCCTCGATCGCACGGAGACAGAGGGGCGCACGCAGCGCTACAGCCTCGTCTCGTACGCCGTCGACAAGTCACCTGCCGGCGAGCGCTACGGCGCCGGAGCCTAG